The Pan troglodytes isolate AG18354 chromosome 1, NHGRI_mPanTro3-v2.0_pri, whole genome shotgun sequence genome includes a region encoding these proteins:
- the LOC104002939 gene encoding dapper homolog 3 — MEAPSGCTIAQKGSQGQPRPPSCSNHKVRRQGSAELRRELRALSRLAARQRRQQPEPELVAATTTERCGEGEQGPDETLRLKTGGGRGTRLTTAPREWKGPSPLAAAHTSSPRGGSARPGCRTVPSRAVEPPRRGAREPKAHPGGPGSPGAGAGAPGRPGSRLDPPGASPLCGHDIPMGTVARNAPLCRTQTLQTPSFPRRPRPPASPSAAEGPRRTQ; from the coding sequence ATGGAGGCGCCCTCGGGCTGCACCATCGCCCAGAAGGGGAGTCAGGGGCAGCCCAGGCCCCCGAGCTGCAGCAACCACAAAGTGCGACGACAGGGAAGCGCCGAGCTGCGGCGCGAACTGCGCGCTCTCTCCAGACTCGCCGCCCGCCAGCGGCGGCAGCAACCGGAACCGGAACTCGTCGCGGCCACCACCACTGAGCGCTGCGGGGAGGGGGAGCAAGGACCGGACGAGACGCTACGCCTGAAAACAGGCGGCGGGCGAGGGACGAGGCTTACCACGGCACCACGCGAGTGGAAAGGGCCGTCTCCGCTAGCGGCGGCCCACACCAGCTCACCGAGGGGCGGCAGCGCGCGGCCCGGCTGCCGGACCGTACCATCCCGGGCGGTGGAGCCGCCGCGGAGGGGCGCGCGCGAGCCGAAGGCGCACCCGGGAGGCCCAGGTAGCCCGGGGGCCGGTGCTGGGGCGCCGGGCAGGCCCGGCTCCCGCCTCGACCCACCCGGAGCCAGCCCCCTCTGCGGACACGACATCCCCATGGGGACGGTGGCGCGAAACGCCCCACTCTGCCGCACCCAAACTCTGCAGACCCCCAGCTTCCCTCGGCGGCCGCGACCTCCCGCCTCCCCGTCTGCCGCTGAGGGCCCGCGGCGTACACAATAG
- the PYGO2 gene encoding pygopus homolog 2 isoform X1, with protein sequence MAASAPPPPDKLEGGGGPAPPPAPPSTGRKQGKAGLQMKSPEKKRRKSNTQGPAYSHLTEFAPPPTPMVDHLVASNPFEDDFGAPKVGVAAPPFLGSPVPFGGFRVQGGMAGQVPPGYSTGGGGGPQPLRRQPPPFPPNPMGPAFNMPPQGPGYPPPGNMNFPSQPFNQPLGQNFSPPSGQMMPGPVGGFGPMISPTMGQPPRAELGPPSLSQRFAQPGAPFGPSLQRPGQGLPSLPPNTSPFPGPDPGFPGPGGEDGGKPLNPPAPTAFPQEPHSGSPAAAVNGNQPSFPPNSSGRGGGTPDANSLAPPGKAGGGSGPQPPPGLVYPCGACRSEVNDDQDAILCEASCQKWFHRECTGMTESAYGLLTTEASAVWACDLCLKTKEIQSVYIREGMGQLVAANDG encoded by the exons ATGGCCGCCTCGGCGCCGCCCCCACCGGACAAGCTGGAGGGAGGTGGCGGCCCCGCACCGCCCCCTGCGCCGCCCAGCACCGGGAGGAAGCAGGGCAAGGCCG GTCTGCAAATGAAGAGTCCAGAAAAGAAGCGAAGGAAGTCAAATACTCAG GGCCCTGCATACTCACATCTGACGGAGTTTGCACCACCCCCAACTCCCATGGTGGATCACCTGGTTGCATCCAACCCTTTTGAAGATGACTTCGGAGCCCCCAAAGTGGGGGTTGCAGCCCCTCCATTCCTTGGCAGTCCTGTGCCCTTCGGAGGCTTCCGCGTGCAGGGGGGCATGGCGGGCCAGGTACCCCCAGGCTACAGCACTGGAGGTGGAGGGGGCCCCCAGCCACTTCGTCGACAGCCACCCCCCTTCCCTCCCAATCCTATGGGCCCTGCTTTCAACATGCCCCCCCAGGGTCCTGGCTACCCACCCCCAGGCAACATGAACTTTCCCAGCCAACCCTTCAACCAGCCTCTGGGTCAAAACTTTAGTCCTCCCAGTGGGCAGATGATGCCGGGCCCAGTGGGGGGATTTGGTCCCATGATCTCACCCACCATGGGACAGCCTCCCAGAGCAGAGCTGGGCCCACCTTCTCTGTCCCAACGATTTGCTCAGCCAGGGGCTCCTTTTGGCCCTTCTCTCCAGAGACCTGGTCAGGGGCTCCCCAGCCTGCCGCCTAACACAAGTCCCTTTCCTGGTCCGGACCCTGGCTTTCCTGGCCCTGGTGGTGAGGATGGGGGGAAGCCCTTGAATCCACCTGCTCCTACTGCTTTTCCCCAGGAGCCCCACTCAGGCTCCCCGGCTGCTGCTGTTAATGGGAACCAGCCCAGTTTCCCCCCGAACAGCagtgggcggggtgggggcacTCCAGATGCCAACAGCTTGGCACCCCCTGGCAAGGCAGGTGGGGGCTCCGGGCCCCAGCCTCCCCCAGGCTTGGTGTACCCATGTGGTGCCTGTCGGAGTGAGGTGAACGATGACCAGGATGCCATTCTGTGTGAGGCCTCCTGCCAGAAATGGTTCCACCGTGAGTGCACAGGCATGACTGAGAGCGCCTATGGGCTGCTGACCACTGAAGCTTCTGCCGTCTGGGCCTGCGATCTCTGCCTCAAGACCAAGGAGATCCAGTCTGTCTACATCCGTGAGGGCATGGGGCAGCTGGTGGCTGCTAACGATGGGTGA
- the PYGO2 gene encoding pygopus homolog 2 isoform X2, whose translation MKSPEKKRRKSNTQGPAYSHLTEFAPPPTPMVDHLVASNPFEDDFGAPKVGVAAPPFLGSPVPFGGFRVQGGMAGQVPPGYSTGGGGGPQPLRRQPPPFPPNPMGPAFNMPPQGPGYPPPGNMNFPSQPFNQPLGQNFSPPSGQMMPGPVGGFGPMISPTMGQPPRAELGPPSLSQRFAQPGAPFGPSLQRPGQGLPSLPPNTSPFPGPDPGFPGPGGEDGGKPLNPPAPTAFPQEPHSGSPAAAVNGNQPSFPPNSSGRGGGTPDANSLAPPGKAGGGSGPQPPPGLVYPCGACRSEVNDDQDAILCEASCQKWFHRECTGMTESAYGLLTTEASAVWACDLCLKTKEIQSVYIREGMGQLVAANDG comes from the exons ATGAAGAGTCCAGAAAAGAAGCGAAGGAAGTCAAATACTCAG GGCCCTGCATACTCACATCTGACGGAGTTTGCACCACCCCCAACTCCCATGGTGGATCACCTGGTTGCATCCAACCCTTTTGAAGATGACTTCGGAGCCCCCAAAGTGGGGGTTGCAGCCCCTCCATTCCTTGGCAGTCCTGTGCCCTTCGGAGGCTTCCGCGTGCAGGGGGGCATGGCGGGCCAGGTACCCCCAGGCTACAGCACTGGAGGTGGAGGGGGCCCCCAGCCACTTCGTCGACAGCCACCCCCCTTCCCTCCCAATCCTATGGGCCCTGCTTTCAACATGCCCCCCCAGGGTCCTGGCTACCCACCCCCAGGCAACATGAACTTTCCCAGCCAACCCTTCAACCAGCCTCTGGGTCAAAACTTTAGTCCTCCCAGTGGGCAGATGATGCCGGGCCCAGTGGGGGGATTTGGTCCCATGATCTCACCCACCATGGGACAGCCTCCCAGAGCAGAGCTGGGCCCACCTTCTCTGTCCCAACGATTTGCTCAGCCAGGGGCTCCTTTTGGCCCTTCTCTCCAGAGACCTGGTCAGGGGCTCCCCAGCCTGCCGCCTAACACAAGTCCCTTTCCTGGTCCGGACCCTGGCTTTCCTGGCCCTGGTGGTGAGGATGGGGGGAAGCCCTTGAATCCACCTGCTCCTACTGCTTTTCCCCAGGAGCCCCACTCAGGCTCCCCGGCTGCTGCTGTTAATGGGAACCAGCCCAGTTTCCCCCCGAACAGCagtgggcggggtgggggcacTCCAGATGCCAACAGCTTGGCACCCCCTGGCAAGGCAGGTGGGGGCTCCGGGCCCCAGCCTCCCCCAGGCTTGGTGTACCCATGTGGTGCCTGTCGGAGTGAGGTGAACGATGACCAGGATGCCATTCTGTGTGAGGCCTCCTGCCAGAAATGGTTCCACCGTGAGTGCACAGGCATGACTGAGAGCGCCTATGGGCTGCTGACCACTGAAGCTTCTGCCGTCTGGGCCTGCGATCTCTGCCTCAAGACCAAGGAGATCCAGTCTGTCTACATCCGTGAGGGCATGGGGCAGCTGGTGGCTGCTAACGATGGGTGA